The Caballeronia sp. Lep1P3 genome window below encodes:
- a CDS encoding homocysteine S-methyltransferase family protein, whose amino-acid sequence MNQNAISSTSGARTPARDYTRGAALPALLQQRILILDGAMGTMIQRYKLDEAAYRGERFEDYGRDIKGNNELLSVTQPQIIREIHDKYLAAGADIIETNTFGATRVAQADYGMEDLAAEMNLASARLAREACDAYSTPDKPRFVAGAIGPTPKTASLSPDVNDPGARNVTFDELRETYYEQAKALLDAGCDLFLVETIFDTLNAKAALFALDELFENTGERLPIMISGTVTDASGRILSGQTVEAFWNSLRHAKPLTFGLNCALGAALMRPYIAELAKLCDTYVSCYPNAGLPNPMSDTGFDETPDVTSRLLKEFAQAGLVNLAGGCCGTTPEHIAEIAKALAEVKPRAFPSQYRDAA is encoded by the coding sequence ATGAACCAGAACGCCATTTCGAGCACATCGGGCGCGAGAACGCCCGCGCGCGATTACACGCGCGGCGCGGCGCTGCCCGCGCTCCTGCAGCAACGCATCCTCATTCTCGATGGCGCAATGGGCACCATGATCCAGCGCTACAAGCTCGACGAAGCCGCGTATCGCGGCGAGCGCTTCGAGGACTACGGCCGCGACATCAAGGGCAACAACGAATTGCTGTCGGTCACGCAGCCGCAGATCATCCGCGAGATTCACGACAAATATCTCGCCGCGGGCGCGGACATCATTGAAACCAACACGTTCGGCGCAACGCGCGTCGCGCAGGCCGACTACGGCATGGAAGACCTCGCCGCCGAGATGAATCTCGCATCGGCAAGGCTCGCGCGCGAAGCCTGCGATGCATACTCCACGCCCGACAAGCCGCGCTTCGTCGCCGGCGCAATCGGGCCGACGCCGAAGACCGCGAGCCTTTCGCCGGACGTGAACGACCCCGGCGCGCGCAACGTCACATTCGACGAACTGCGCGAGACTTACTACGAGCAGGCAAAGGCGCTGCTCGATGCCGGCTGCGATCTCTTTCTCGTCGAGACCATTTTCGACACGCTGAACGCGAAAGCCGCGCTCTTCGCGCTCGACGAGTTGTTCGAGAACACGGGCGAGCGGCTGCCGATCATGATCTCGGGCACCGTCACCGACGCCTCGGGGCGCATTCTTTCGGGTCAGACGGTCGAGGCGTTCTGGAACTCGCTGCGCCACGCGAAGCCGCTCACGTTCGGCCTGAACTGCGCGCTCGGCGCGGCGCTGATGCGGCCGTACATCGCGGAGCTGGCGAAGCTGTGCGACACCTATGTGTCGTGCTATCCGAACGCGGGCTTGCCCAATCCGATGAGCGACACCGGTTTCGACGAAACGCCGGACGTCACGTCGCGGCTTCTCAAGGAGTTCGCGCAAGCGGGGCTCGTGAATCTCGCGGGCGGATGCTGCGGGACGACGCCCGAGCACATCGCGGAGATCGCGAAGGCGCTGGCGGAAGTCAAGCCGCGCGCTTTCCCTTCGCAATATCGCGACGCGGCCTGA
- the metH gene encoding methionine synthase, which yields MTDHTMRLSGLEAFNVTDGSLFINVGERTNVTGSKAFARMILNGQFDEALAVARQQVENGAQVIDINMDEAMLDSKAAMVRFLNLIASEPDIARVPIMIDSSKFEVIEAGLKCVQGKAIVNSISLKEGAESFTHHAKLIRRYGAAAVVMAFDEQGQADTFERKTQICKRSYDVLVNEVGFAPEDIIFDPNIFAIATGIEEHNNYAVDFINATRWIKQNLPHAKVSGGVSNVSFSFRGNDPVREAIHTVFLYHAIQAGMDMGIVNAGQLGVYADLDSELRERVEDVVLNRRDDATDRLLEIADKFKTGAARREENLEWRNQPVEQRLSHALVHGITNFIVEDTEEVRQKIDAAGGRPINVIEGPLMDGMNIVGDLFGAGKMFLPQVVKSARVMKQAVAHLIPFIEEEKKRMADAGADVRSKGKIVIATVKGDVHDIGKNIVSVVLQCNNFEVVNMGVMVPCATILQKAKEEGADIIGLSGLITPSLEEMAYVASEMQRDDYFRGKQTPLLIGGATTSRVHTAVKIAPHYDGPVVYVPDASRSVSVASSLLSDEGAAKYLDELKSDYERIRTQHANKKAQPLVTYAEARANKTKIDWSAYTPKKPSFIGRRVFRNYDLAELANYIDWAPFFQTWDLAGPYPAILNDEIVGESARRVFSDGKSMLSRIIQGRWLTANGVVMLLPANTVNDDDIEIYTDESRSQVAMTWRNLRQQSVRPVVDGVMRPNRSLADFIAPKDSGVADYIGLFAVTAGLGVDKKEKQFEADHDDYSAIMLKALADRFAEAFAEALHARVRRELWGYAAGETLDNEALIRERYVGIRPAPGYPACPDHLVKRDMFEVLQADELGMSVTESLAMLPAASVSGFYLAHPESTYFSVGKIGDDQVQSFAERMAVSSADAERALAPLR from the coding sequence ATGACCGATCACACGATGCGTCTCTCCGGCCTCGAGGCTTTCAACGTCACCGACGGCTCGCTCTTCATCAACGTCGGCGAGCGCACCAACGTCACGGGATCGAAGGCGTTCGCCCGCATGATCCTCAACGGCCAGTTCGACGAAGCGCTCGCCGTCGCGCGGCAGCAAGTGGAAAACGGCGCGCAGGTCATCGATATCAACATGGACGAAGCCATGCTCGATTCGAAAGCCGCGATGGTGCGCTTTCTGAATCTGATCGCATCCGAGCCGGACATCGCGCGTGTGCCGATCATGATCGACTCGTCGAAGTTCGAGGTGATCGAAGCGGGCCTCAAGTGCGTGCAGGGCAAGGCCATCGTCAATTCGATCTCGCTCAAGGAAGGCGCGGAATCGTTCACGCATCACGCGAAGCTGATCCGGCGCTACGGCGCAGCCGCCGTCGTCATGGCCTTCGACGAACAGGGCCAGGCCGATACCTTCGAGCGCAAGACGCAGATCTGCAAGCGCTCATACGACGTTCTCGTGAACGAAGTGGGCTTCGCGCCCGAGGACATCATCTTCGACCCGAACATCTTCGCGATCGCGACGGGCATCGAGGAACACAACAACTACGCGGTCGATTTCATCAACGCGACGCGCTGGATCAAGCAGAACCTGCCGCATGCGAAGGTGTCCGGCGGCGTGTCGAACGTGTCGTTCTCGTTTCGCGGCAACGATCCGGTGCGCGAAGCCATCCACACCGTCTTCCTGTATCACGCGATTCAGGCGGGCATGGACATGGGCATCGTGAACGCGGGACAACTCGGCGTCTATGCCGATCTCGACTCCGAACTGCGCGAGCGCGTCGAAGATGTGGTGCTCAATCGCCGCGACGACGCGACCGACCGCCTGCTCGAAATCGCCGACAAGTTCAAGACCGGCGCGGCGAGGAGAGAAGAGAACCTCGAATGGCGCAATCAGCCGGTCGAACAGCGGCTTTCGCATGCGCTCGTGCACGGCATCACGAACTTCATCGTCGAAGATACCGAGGAAGTGCGCCAGAAAATCGACGCGGCGGGCGGGCGTCCGATCAACGTGATCGAAGGGCCGCTGATGGACGGCATGAACATCGTCGGCGACCTCTTCGGCGCGGGCAAGATGTTCCTGCCGCAAGTCGTGAAGTCGGCGCGCGTGATGAAGCAGGCCGTCGCGCATCTGATTCCGTTCATCGAGGAAGAGAAAAAGCGCATGGCCGATGCCGGCGCCGACGTGCGCTCGAAGGGCAAGATCGTCATCGCGACCGTGAAGGGCGACGTGCACGACATCGGCAAGAACATCGTGTCGGTCGTGCTCCAGTGCAACAACTTCGAAGTGGTCAACATGGGCGTGATGGTGCCCTGCGCGACCATTCTGCAGAAGGCAAAAGAAGAAGGCGCGGACATCATCGGCCTGTCGGGACTGATTACACCGAGTCTGGAAGAGATGGCTTACGTCGCCTCCGAAATGCAGCGCGACGACTATTTTCGCGGCAAGCAGACGCCGCTTCTGATCGGCGGCGCCACGACCTCGCGCGTGCACACCGCCGTGAAGATCGCGCCGCACTACGATGGCCCGGTGGTCTATGTGCCGGACGCGTCGCGCTCGGTCTCGGTGGCGTCGAGCCTCTTGTCCGACGAAGGCGCCGCGAAGTATCTCGACGAACTCAAGAGCGACTACGAGCGCATCCGCACGCAGCACGCGAACAAGAAAGCGCAGCCGCTCGTCACGTATGCCGAGGCGCGCGCGAACAAGACGAAGATCGACTGGAGCGCGTACACGCCGAAGAAGCCGAGCTTCATCGGCCGGCGCGTGTTCAGGAACTACGACCTCGCGGAGCTGGCGAACTATATCGACTGGGCGCCGTTCTTTCAGACGTGGGATCTCGCGGGCCCGTATCCGGCGATTCTCAACGACGAGATCGTCGGCGAATCGGCGCGGCGCGTGTTCTCGGACGGCAAGTCGATGCTCTCGCGCATCATCCAGGGCCGCTGGCTGACGGCGAACGGCGTCGTCATGCTGCTGCCGGCGAACACGGTCAACGACGACGACATCGAAATCTACACGGACGAATCGCGCTCGCAGGTCGCGATGACCTGGCGCAATCTGCGCCAGCAAAGCGTGCGTCCGGTCGTCGACGGCGTGATGCGCCCGAACCGGTCGCTCGCCGACTTCATCGCGCCGAAGGATTCGGGCGTCGCCGATTACATCGGTCTTTTCGCGGTCACGGCGGGGCTCGGCGTCGACAAGAAGGAAAAGCAGTTCGAAGCCGACCACGACGACTACAGCGCGATCATGCTGAAGGCGCTGGCCGACCGCTTCGCCGAAGCGTTTGCCGAAGCGCTGCACGCGCGCGTGCGCCGCGAACTGTGGGGCTACGCCGCCGGCGAAACGCTCGACAACGAAGCGCTCATCCGCGAACGGTACGTGGGCATTCGTCCGGCGCCGGGGTATCCGGCGTGCCCGGATCATCTCGTCAAGCGCGATATGTTCGAAGTGCTTCAAGCAGACGAACTCGGCATGAGCGTCACCGAATCGCTCGCGATGCTGCCAGCGGCGAGCGTGTCGGGCTTTTATCTCGCGCATCCGGAGAGCACGTACTTTTCCGTCGGCAAGATCGGCGACGATCAGGTGCAGAGCTTCGCCGAGCGCATGGCGGTTTCATCGGCGGATGCGGAGCGCGCGCTCGCCCCGCTGCGCTGA
- a CDS encoding alpha/beta fold hydrolase produces the protein MQVNIKGIDTRYVLDNEGGGPWLTFIHQLAGDLSVWDQMAGYFRNSFTVMRYDLRGHGRTALSPDAFTIDDLADDLAELLDRLGAPTTHVVGLSIGGMVAQKFAINHADKVDSLTVVGAPAYIREQARPAFAERAASVREKGIGSIVEPTLERWLTEGFRRAHPEVVEQIGETIAHTPPEGFARAAEAVSRFDARSGLASIAKRTLVIAGEADNGTPHAESRVIADTVPGAQFELLDAAHLSPVEASQRFCALLDAFLRSPA, from the coding sequence ATGCAGGTGAACATCAAAGGCATCGACACGCGATATGTCCTCGATAACGAAGGCGGCGGTCCCTGGCTGACTTTCATCCATCAACTGGCCGGCGATCTGTCGGTGTGGGACCAGATGGCCGGCTACTTCCGCAACAGTTTCACCGTCATGCGCTACGACCTGCGCGGACACGGCCGCACCGCGCTGTCGCCGGACGCCTTCACGATCGACGATCTCGCCGACGACCTCGCCGAATTGCTCGACAGGCTGGGCGCGCCGACCACGCATGTCGTCGGCCTGTCGATTGGCGGCATGGTCGCGCAGAAGTTCGCCATCAACCATGCGGACAAAGTGGATTCCCTGACGGTAGTCGGTGCGCCCGCCTATATCCGCGAGCAAGCGCGCCCGGCGTTCGCCGAACGCGCCGCTTCGGTGCGCGAAAAGGGCATCGGGAGCATTGTCGAGCCGACGCTCGAGCGCTGGCTGACCGAAGGATTTCGCCGCGCGCATCCCGAAGTCGTCGAGCAAATAGGTGAGACGATTGCGCATACGCCGCCCGAAGGTTTCGCGCGCGCCGCCGAAGCCGTGAGCCGTTTCGATGCGAGGAGCGGCCTCGCGTCGATCGCGAAGCGCACGCTCGTGATTGCCGGCGAAGCCGACAATGGCACGCCGCATGCTGAATCCAGAGTGATCGCCGACACCGTGCCGGGCGCGCAATTCGAACTTCTGGATGCGGCACATCTGTCTCCGGTCGAGGCGTCGCAGCGTTTTTGCGCATTGCTCGATGCGTTTCTGCGCAGCCCAGCCTGA
- a CDS encoding DUF1840 domain-containing protein: MLITFKTMAAPDVMMLDNLAEYLLGIIGKQLTERGVITHDELPVAIEKLEAAVISDKKERAEHDGHFHEGEAGHDPHEIPIGLAQRAYPFLDMLRLARKENKDILWGV; the protein is encoded by the coding sequence ATGCTGATCACATTCAAGACCATGGCTGCACCGGATGTCATGATGCTCGATAACCTCGCGGAGTATCTGCTCGGCATCATCGGCAAGCAACTGACCGAACGGGGCGTCATCACGCACGACGAACTGCCTGTCGCCATCGAAAAGCTGGAGGCGGCCGTCATCAGCGACAAGAAAGAGCGCGCCGAGCACGACGGTCACTTCCACGAAGGCGAAGCTGGCCACGATCCGCACGAAATTCCAATCGGGCTTGCGCAGCGCGCCTATCCGTTTCTCGACATGCTGCGTCTCGCGCGCAAAGAGAACAAGGACATCCTCTGGGGCGTCTGA
- a CDS encoding DUF3567 domain-containing protein: protein MQMIYNSPNYCVVEFAPQANHLAMMSGGYEIVDKNTQREIFIDGELAAKFREHVQKLIEEEPSLEDVDEFLGQFDILMNQPVVLH, encoded by the coding sequence ATGCAAATGATCTACAACAGCCCTAACTATTGCGTCGTCGAATTTGCGCCGCAGGCCAACCATCTCGCGATGATGTCGGGCGGTTACGAAATCGTCGACAAGAACACGCAGCGGGAGATTTTCATCGACGGCGAGCTGGCCGCGAAGTTCCGCGAGCACGTCCAGAAGCTGATCGAGGAAGAGCCGTCGCTCGAAGATGTCGACGAATTCCTCGGCCAGTTCGATATTTTGATGAACCAGCCCGTCGTGCTTCACTGA
- a CDS encoding IclR family transcriptional regulator has protein sequence MSSNSTATADDDIDASDATSEEKARSGIQSIEVGFRLLDVLTNEPRAMMLRDLAQRAGMSPAKAHRYLVSFVRLGLASQDPLSGRYELGGFALQMGLARLARVDGVKLARIALAELRDRLDQTVGIAVWGNQGPTVVHWMESSYPAKASLKLGDVMPLLSSATGLLFAAYLPRSKTQPMLDRELAATKQTLADVEPLLADVREHGAARVEGMLLPTIHAFCTPVFDSTGALALGLIALGHEGAFDTRWGGEIDTALRECARGLSYELGYKTGER, from the coding sequence ATGTCCTCGAACTCGACCGCCACCGCCGACGACGATATCGACGCTTCTGACGCAACTTCGGAGGAGAAGGCGCGCTCCGGCATTCAATCGATCGAAGTCGGCTTCCGCCTGCTCGATGTGCTCACCAACGAGCCGCGCGCGATGATGCTGCGCGATCTCGCGCAGCGCGCGGGCATGAGTCCGGCGAAGGCGCATCGCTATCTCGTGAGCTTCGTGCGGCTCGGGCTTGCATCGCAGGACCCGCTTTCCGGGCGCTACGAACTCGGCGGCTTCGCGCTGCAGATGGGACTCGCGCGGCTCGCGCGCGTGGACGGCGTGAAACTCGCGCGCATCGCGCTCGCCGAACTGCGCGACCGGCTCGATCAGACCGTTGGCATCGCGGTGTGGGGCAATCAGGGGCCGACCGTCGTGCACTGGATGGAATCGAGCTATCCGGCGAAGGCATCGCTCAAACTCGGCGATGTCATGCCGCTGCTGTCGTCGGCGACGGGCCTCTTGTTCGCCGCGTATCTTCCGCGCAGCAAGACGCAGCCGATGCTCGACCGCGAACTCGCGGCCACGAAACAGACGCTCGCGGATGTCGAGCCGCTTCTCGCCGATGTGCGCGAACACGGCGCGGCGCGCGTCGAAGGCATGCTGCTGCCGACGATCCACGCGTTCTGCACGCCGGTGTTCGATTCGACCGGCGCACTCGCGCTCGGGCTCATCGCGCTCGGACACGAAGGCGCGTTCGACACGCGCTGGGGCGGCGAAATCGACACGGCGCTGCGCGAATGCGCGCGCGGCTTGTCGTATGAACTGGGGTACAAGACGGGCGAGCGGTGA
- a CDS encoding fumarylacetoacetate hydrolase family protein produces the protein MKLATLKDGTRDGQLIVVSRDLRTAVIPDGIVSTLQRTLDDWAFYAPQLLDAYEALNQGRARHAFAFDPKACMAPLPRAFQWADGSSYVNHVELVRRARGAQMPPEFWTDPLMYQGGSDDFLGPTDDIVCASESYGIDFEAEVAVITSDVPMAPTPDEAVKSVRLLMLVNDVSLRNLIPAELAKGFGFFQSKPATSFSPVAVTPDELGDAWREGRVHRPMTVHWNGKKVGQPDCGVDMVFHFGQLIAHAAKTRNLRAGSIVGSGTISNKDEKRGYCCIAEKRCLETIEHGAPQTEFMKFGDSVKIEMFDEGGKSIFGAIDQAVVQLEH, from the coding sequence ATGAAACTAGCCACGCTGAAGGACGGCACGCGCGACGGCCAACTCATCGTCGTGTCGCGCGACCTGCGCACGGCCGTCATTCCCGATGGAATCGTCTCGACGCTGCAACGCACGCTCGACGACTGGGCGTTCTACGCGCCGCAACTGCTCGACGCCTATGAAGCGCTGAATCAGGGCCGCGCGCGCCATGCGTTCGCGTTCGATCCGAAAGCGTGCATGGCGCCGCTGCCGCGCGCTTTTCAATGGGCCGATGGCTCGTCCTACGTCAATCATGTGGAACTCGTGCGACGCGCGCGCGGCGCGCAGATGCCGCCCGAGTTCTGGACCGATCCGCTGATGTACCAGGGCGGCAGCGACGACTTTCTCGGGCCGACGGACGACATCGTGTGCGCGTCGGAGTCGTATGGCATCGACTTCGAGGCGGAAGTCGCGGTCATCACATCCGACGTGCCGATGGCGCCCACGCCCGACGAAGCGGTGAAAAGCGTGCGCCTGCTGATGCTCGTCAACGACGTTTCGCTGCGCAATCTGATTCCCGCCGAACTCGCGAAAGGCTTCGGCTTCTTCCAGAGCAAGCCGGCGACTTCGTTCTCGCCCGTCGCCGTCACGCCGGACGAACTCGGCGATGCCTGGCGCGAAGGCCGCGTGCATCGGCCGATGACCGTCCACTGGAACGGCAAGAAGGTCGGCCAGCCGGATTGCGGCGTGGACATGGTCTTCCACTTCGGCCAGCTGATCGCGCATGCGGCGAAGACGCGCAATCTGCGCGCGGGGTCCATCGTCGGGTCGGGCACGATCTCGAACAAGGACGAGAAGCGCGGCTACTGCTGCATCGCCGAGAAGCGGTGCCTCGAGACCATCGAGCACGGCGCGCCGCAAACGGAGTTCATGAAGTTCGGCGACAGCGTGAAGATCGAAATGTTCGACGAAGGCGGCAAGTCGATCTTCGGCGCGATCGATCAGGCGGTCGTGCAGCTCGAGCACTGA
- a CDS encoding DUF3108 domain-containing protein encodes MSLFSILRPRPARGERADAASSPFGPRGWGRWLLAALIVAVLHWIAMRWIERAKQPVNEPPAEKPPVQVELLTPKPIAPPTPAKPAAPAPAKKPPPTPAARPAPAPAPAAVPNATTPSSAQPDADLAAQEAARQAAERAAQAAAAQAAAAAQNTAVASGDKFSVPPTGELRYDTLVNGVMNQTGTIHWANDGQHYQMVVSIPLPFVGPYVYLSQGHIDGFGIAPEQYSEKRGRRAADIAVFNRETRQIVYTRTPNAQPLADGAQDRFSFVMQLASLVRGAPDVYKPGVTRQFSVADNDSSEIWPIETVGDETVQTRDGFVSARHFTRLPRREGDRRKLDIWLAPALGWLPARIVQTEPNGMQIEMLWAGKLAPPPANGQPAAPGMPDASEETAPAAGEAVRP; translated from the coding sequence ATGTCCCTGTTTTCGATACTTCGCCCTCGTCCCGCGCGCGGGGAGCGCGCCGATGCCGCGTCGTCGCCTTTTGGGCCACGCGGCTGGGGGCGCTGGCTTCTGGCCGCGCTGATCGTCGCCGTCCTGCACTGGATCGCGATGCGCTGGATCGAGCGCGCGAAGCAGCCGGTGAATGAGCCGCCCGCCGAGAAACCGCCCGTGCAGGTGGAATTGCTGACGCCGAAGCCCATCGCGCCGCCGACGCCCGCGAAGCCGGCTGCGCCCGCGCCCGCGAAGAAGCCGCCGCCGACACCCGCCGCGCGCCCGGCGCCCGCGCCCGCGCCCGCCGCCGTTCCGAACGCGACGACGCCTTCGAGCGCCCAGCCGGACGCCGACCTTGCCGCGCAAGAAGCGGCACGGCAGGCTGCGGAACGGGCCGCACAAGCCGCAGCCGCGCAAGCCGCAGCCGCCGCGCAAAACACGGCCGTCGCTTCCGGCGACAAGTTCAGCGTCCCGCCCACCGGCGAATTGCGTTACGACACGCTGGTCAACGGCGTGATGAACCAGACCGGCACGATCCACTGGGCGAACGACGGCCAGCATTACCAGATGGTCGTTTCGATCCCGCTGCCGTTCGTCGGTCCGTACGTTTATCTCAGCCAGGGCCATATCGACGGATTCGGCATCGCGCCCGAGCAGTATTCGGAAAAGCGCGGCCGCCGCGCCGCCGACATCGCCGTCTTCAATCGCGAGACCAGGCAGATCGTCTATACGCGCACGCCGAACGCGCAGCCGCTCGCGGACGGCGCGCAGGACCGCTTCAGCTTCGTCATGCAACTGGCGAGCCTCGTGCGCGGCGCGCCGGATGTTTACAAACCGGGCGTCACGCGCCAGTTCAGCGTTGCCGACAACGACAGCAGCGAAATCTGGCCGATTGAGACCGTCGGCGATGAAACCGTGCAAACGCGCGACGGCTTCGTGAGCGCGCGCCACTTCACGCGTCTGCCGCGCCGCGAAGGAGACCGGCGCAAGCTCGACATCTGGCTCGCGCCCGCGCTGGGCTGGCTTCCCGCGCGCATCGTGCAGACCGAGCCGAACGGCATGCAGATCGAGATGCTCTGGGCGGGAAAGCTCGCGCCGCCGCCCGCTAACGGCCAGCCGGCCGCCCCGGGCATGCCGGATGCGTCGGAGGAAACGGCGCCCGCCGCGGGCGAGGCCGTGAGGCCGTAG